CTGACCCGCAACAACCCGTAGCCCGGGTAAGCGAAGCGCACCCGGGGACCGGCAGGCTCCGCCCCGGGTGCGCTTCGCTTACCCGGGCTACATCGGGCGCATTCGCAATGCTCACTCTTGCCGACATCGACGCTACCGCCGTCGCTGCCCTGCTCGCCCGCTATGGCCTGCAGCTTGAGCGCGTGGCCGATGGCCAGCCCATTCCGGGCAGTTACTGGGGCGAGTGCGAGGCCGGCCTGATCGGCCACAACGTCTATGCACGGGGCGACACGCCGGTGCATTCGCTGCTGCACGAAGCCGCGCACCTGATCGTTTTGCCGCCCGAGCGCCGCGCCCAGGTCCACACCGACGCCACCGACTCGATCGAGGAGGAGGACGCCGTCTGCGTGCTGCAGGCGCTGCTCGGCGACGCCCTGCCCGGCGTCGGCCGCGAGCGCGTCCTGGCCGACATGGATGGCTGGGGCTACACCTTCCGCCTGGGCTCGGCCCGCGCCTATTTCGAGCACGACGCCGACAACGCCTGGCAATGGCTGCACGAGCGCGGCCTGGCCGACGCCGCCAGCCGCACCCTGCCCGCCTGATTCCTCTTTGACCGCCGTTGCCGCGCAGGCGGGAACCCGTGGACGTTGCGCTCCCGGCCCGGTGCGGCCCTGCGGCCCGCTCGCCCCAACGTCCGCAACTTGCACCAGCGCGGACGGGCCACTAGCCTTCGGGGGCCTCGTCGCAGCAGCGCGGGCCTTACCCGGAGAGAAAGATGATGAAACCTGTACGCGCCCTGCTCGCGCTCGGCATTACCGCCGCCGTGATCGGACTGGCCGGTTGCAAGAAGGAACCGACCCCGGCCACGACGACCACGGGCGGAACCGCCGCCACCGCGCCCGCAGGCGAAACCGCCGACCAGTTCATCGCCCGCGTCAACGACGAATACCGCAAGCTGTTCCCGGAGATGACGGCCGCCCAGTGGCTGTCGTCGACCTACATCAATGACGACAGCCAGCTGCTGGCCGCCAAGGCCAACGAGCGCTACCTCGCCCAGCTCAACAGCTGGATCGAGCAGTCGGCGCGCTTCGAAGGCCAGCAGATGTCGCCTGACACCGCGCGCGCCATCCAGCTGCTCAAGCTCGGCACGGCGATGCCGCCGCCGAAGGATCCGGCCAAGCTCGAAGAGCTGACAAAGATCGCTTCGAAGCTCGAAGGCATGTACGGCGCCGGCACCTACTGCACCGGCGACGGCGACGCCAAGAAGTGCCGCCAGCTGGGCGAACTCGAAGACGTGCTGCGCAGCAGCCGCGACTACGACGCCCAGCTCGATGCCTGGCAGGGCTGGCACACCATCGCCCAGCCGATGCGCAAGGACTACACGCGCTTCGTCGAGCTGGTCAACGACGGCGCCCATGACCTGGGCTTCGCCGACACCGGCGAGATGTGGCGTTCGGGCTACGACATGAGCCCGGCCGAAATGTCGGCCGAAACCGATCGTCTCTGGGGCCAGGTCAAGCCGCTGTACGAGCAGCTGCACTGCTACACCCGCACCCGCCTGGAAGCCAGGTACGGCGACGACAAGGGCCACGTCGCCGGCAACATGCTGCCGGCGCACCTGATGGGCAACATGTGGCAGCAGGACTGGGGCAACCTCTGGGACATCCTCGCCCCGTACCAGAACGCCGGCAGCCTCGACATCACCGGCGCACTGGAATCGCAGTACCAGGCCGCGTATGACGCGCAGCTGGTCAAGCACGCGGGCCAGCGCACGCCGGCCGACCTGGCCCAGATCGAGCAGGACGCAAAGCTCGCTTCGGCCAAGCTGATGACCGAACGCGCGCAGGACTTCTACACCTCGCTTGGCATGCAGAAGCTGCCGGCCAGTTACTGGGACAAGACGCAGTTCATCAAGCCGCGCGACCGCGACGTGGTCTGCCACGCCAGCGCGTGGGACATGAACATGGCCGGCGACGTGCGCACCAAGATGTGCATCAAGCCGAACGAGGAAGACTTCACCACCATCTACCACGAGCTCGGCCACATCTATTACGACCTGGCCTACAACAAGCAGCCGCCGCTGTTCCAGCAGGGCGCGCACGACGGTTTCCATGAAGCCATCGGCGACACCATCGTGCTGTCGATGACGCCCAAGTACCTGCAGTCGATCGGCCTGGTCGGCGACCAGCAGCAGAGCAACGAGGCGTTGATCAACTCGCAGATGCGCATGGCCCTAGCCAAGGTCTCCTTCCTGCCGTTCGGCCTGATGATCGACCGCTGGCGCTGGGGTGTGTTCGACGGTTCGATCAAGCCGGGCGAGTACAACAAGGCGTGGTGGGACCTGAAGGCCAAGTACCAGGGCGTGGCGCCGGCCACGGCGCGCGGCGAGGACTACTTCGACGCCGGTGCCAAGTACCACGTGCCGGGCAACACCCCGTACACGCGCTACTTCCTCTCGCACGTGCTGCAATTCCAGTTCTACAAGGCGCTGTGCGATTCGGCCGGCTACAAGGGCCCGCTGTACGAGTGCAGCTTCTATGGCAACAAGGAAGCCGGCGCGCGCTACCAGGCGATGCTGAGCAAGGGCGCCAGCCAGCCGTGGCAGAAGACCATGAAGGAACTGACCGGCGGCGAGAAGATGGACGCCTCGGCAGTGCTGGAGTACTTCGCCCCGCTGCAGAGCTGGCTCAAGCAGCAGAACGAAGGCAAGACCTGCGGCTGGCAGGCCAGCGGCACGGCCGCGGCTGCACCGGCGGCGAAGCCGGAGCCTGCGAAGAAGGGCTGAGTTTCCTTCGAGCAGTGAAAAAGGGTCGGCGCTTGCCGGCCCTTTTTTGTCGGGGCTCCCCTGGCTTGTCGTACCGGACGTAATGAGAAGCCTGCTTGCGCCTGCGTGCCAAGGCTTCCGCCTGCGTTACGGCGTCGTCCGCCGGGCCCGAGCTCCTTCGCGACAATCACACCTGCGCCCTGTTACGTTCACCGCCAACCCCTGATCGCAGGAAACGAACATGCCCCTCGTACGCGTAGATCTGATGGAAGGCAAGGACGATGCCTGGTTGCAAGGCATCGGTGATGTGATCCACGAAGCCATCGAGGGCATCCTCAAGGCACCCAAGGACGACCGCTTCCAGATCTTCACGCATCATCCGCGCGGCGCGCTTTCGATCGACCGCACGTATCTTGGCATCGAGCGCAGCGACGACTGCATCATCATCCAGGTCACGCTCAACCAGGGTCGCAGCCTGGAACAGAAGCAGGATTTCTATCGCGCGGTCGCCGACGGTCTGCACACGCGACTTGGCATGCGCACACAGGACGTCTTCATCAGCCTTGTCGAGGTCGCCAAGGAGAACTGGTCGTTTGGCGACGGCATCGCCCAGTACGCCTAGCCGCATTCCACGTGCCGATGGCACGAAACCTTCACATCGTAGGGACAACAATGCCAGGGCCTGCCGCCACCACCGTGGCGGTTGCTGCAATCCGCCTCCTGATTCGCGAGGTCCTGCATTGCCATGCCCCAGGTTCCCGCACCACCGCAACTTCCCGCCGACATCGCCTCCGAGATCGATGGCAAGCCGGACGTCGCCAGCTCCTCAACGCGGCTGTCGATCTATCGCACTCGCCTGTCGGTGTATCGCACGCAGGTATCGAACCTGCGCTCGCACCTGGCCAATGAACGCACCCATCTGAGCTACCTGCGCACGACCGTGTCGCTGGTCGGCTTCGGCATCACCCTCAATCGCTTCAGCATGTACCTGGTGCAGCAGAAGGAACTCGCCGAGCATCACTCCCGGCACTTCCTTCGCGATGCCGGCAACGCCGGCCTGGGCATGGTCGTGCTCGGATTGCTGCTGCTGATGTGGTCGATCTACCGGTACTGGGCCGTTGGCAGGGACATCGAGCGCGGCGAGTACGTCTCCCACCAGCGGGGAACAATCGCTGCCAGCATCGGCCTGCTCCTGCTCGGCGGCCTGACCGCCATGTGGCTTTTCGTGCGATGAGGTGACGCCATGCTCCAGCAGGTGACCCCGGATAACGTCTACATCCTGACGACGGGCAACGTGATGCTGCTGTTCTTCATCATGCTGGGGCCAGTGAAGATCCTGGCGCCGTTCCATCGTGCGACCTCGACGATGAAGCCAAAGGCGGTCCGGAGGATGGCGATCAAGGTCGCCCTGATCAGCGCGGGCACGCTGCTGGTCGCCGGGCTGATTGGCAGCGCCATGATGCAGAAGTGGCGCATCACCATTCCGGTGATGGAGCTGACCGGCGGAATCGTCTTCCTGCTGGTCGCTCTGAAGCAGGTGCTGGAGCAGTACGGCGACCCCGCACCGCCGGCGGGCTCCGAGCCGCGACTGATGCACCTGGTCTTTCCGATCGTCGTCACGCCTTACGGCATCGCCGCGCTGATCGCGTTGATGGCGCTCAGCAGCGACGCCTCGCGTTCGACGACGCTGCTCGGCGGGGTGATGGCGATCATGGCGGTGAACCTGCTGGCGATGATGTTCGTACGCCAGGTCATGCGTGGCGTCGGACCGCTGCTGCTGCAGATTTTCGGGGCGGTGCTGGCCGTGCAGCAGGTGGCACTGGCACTGCAACTGGTCGTGGTGGCGTTGAAGGGAATGGGGGTTGGGTAGTCGTTCGACCACGGGGGTGGGGAATTCGGGGACGTGGCATGCAATCCGAATCGCGGCTCGGCCGCTCGAAGTCCAAGGAGCTTCAAACATGGGAACTGCAAAGAAGAGCGACAAGCCGAACATCCTTGTCATTTTTGGTGACGACATCGGCATGTGGAACGTCGGTGTCTATTCGCACGGCATGATGGGCACCACGCCGAGCATCGACAGCATCGGCCGCGACGGCATCGTCTTCACCGATCACTACGGCCAGCCCAGCTGCACCGCCGGGCGCGCTGCATTCATCATGGGCCAGCTGCCGATCCGCACCGGCATGACCACCATCGGCATCCCCGGCTCCACCCGCGGTATCCAGGCCGAGGACCCGACCCTGGCCGAAGTGCTCAAGTCGGTCGGCTACGCCACTGCCCAGTTCGGCAAGAACCACCTTGGCGACCGCAATGAATTCCTGCCGACCATGCACGGCTTCGATGAGTGGTTCGGCAACCTGTACCACCTCAACGCCGAGGAAGAGCCTGAAGAGCTCGACTATCCCGGCCAGAAGAATCCCGAATACAAGAAGAAGTTCGGACCGCGCGGCGTCCTCCACACCTGGGTCAGCGACAAGGACGATGCCACGGAGGACCCGAAGTTCGGCCGCGTCGGCAAGCAGAAGATCGAGGACACCGGGCCGCTGACCCGCAAGCGCATGGAAACTTTCGACGGCGAAGTGGTCGAGAAGACCCTGGACTGGCTCGATCGCGTCGGCAAGGGCGACAAGCCGTTCTTCTGCTGGTTCAACACCACCGCCATCCACATCCATTCGCACTGCACGAAGAAGTACATACAGAAGGCGGTGGACGAAGGCCGGGCCGAGGAAGACCTGGTCCGCGCCAAGATGATCGAGCACGACGAGCAGGTCGGCCAGCTGCTGGCCAAGCTCAAGGAGCTCGGTGTCGAAGACAACACCATCGTCATCTACTCCACCGACAACGGCAACGAACTGATGCTGTGGCCCGATGGCGGCTATGCGCCGTTCCGCGGCGAAAAGGGCACGACCTGGGAAGGCGGCGTGCGCGTCCCGTGCCTGATGCGCTGGCCAGCCAAGGTCAAGCCGCACACGATCTCCAACGGCATCCAGAACCACGAGGATCTGTTCGCCACGCTGGCGGCCGCGGCAGGACTGCCCGACCTCAAGGACAAGCTGATCGCCGGTTACACGATGAACGGCACCAGGTACAAGGTGCACCTGGACGGCTACAACAACCTCGACCACTGGACCGGCAAGTCGGCCAAGTCGGCGCGGCGCGAGATCTTCTACTACGACGAGACCGACCTGATGGCGGTCCGCGTCGATGGCTGGAAGATGCACATCGGCGTCAAGCGCGAAGGCAGCTGGTGGGATGCCAAGTACTACCCGAGCGTGCCCTACGTGTTCAACCTGCTGATGGATCCGATGGAGAAGATGGATCCGCAGTCGCACGAGTGGGGCTACATCGGCCGCAAGTTCTTCGCTTCCAAGCTGTGGGCCCCGACGGCGGCCGGCCCGTTCATCGCCGCGCACCTGAAGACCCTGATGGACTTCCCGCCTTCACAGGGTGCGGACACGCTGAGCATGAAGAAGGCGCTGGAAGAAGCGCAGCGCAAGATGGAGCAGCCGCACGCCAGCAGCAACTGAGGCGCGATGACGACGCAATGACGCTGCGCCCTGTCGCTGTCGACGGGGCGCAGTTTCGTTCAACAGCCGAACTGCGACCGGGCCGCACACGGGCGGCGGAATGCGCTATATATTTCGCTATATAGCGACCCACTGCCGTCCGGAGCAGCACCATGCCCGCCCAGCCCCTGCCTGCCCTGCCCCCGCTTCCCCTACGCCGGTTCGCCCGCCGCCTTGCCCTGGTCGCGCTGCTGGCCCTGGCCGGCCCGGCCGCCGCCGAGGAACCGGTTCGGGTCTTCGCCGCGGCCAGCCTGACCAACGCCCTCAACGACATCGGCGCGGCCTGGGAAAAGGCCGGCCACCCCAAGCCGAGCCTGGCCTATGCCGCTTCCTCGGCGCTGGCCAAGCAGATCGAAGCCGGCGCGCCGGCCGACGTCTTCGCCTCGGCCGACCTGACCTGGATGGATTACCTCGACCAGCGCGGCCGGATCGCCGCCGGCACGCGCATCAACCTGCTCGGCAACGACCTGGTGCTGATCGCGCCCAAGGGCCAGAACGTCCCGGTCGAGATGAAGCGCGGCTTCGACTTCGCCGGCGCCTTCAAGGGCAAGCTGTGCACCGGCGAGCCGGGCGTGGTGCCGGTCGGCATCTATGCCAGGCAGAGCCTGGAGGCACTGGGCTGGTGGACGCCACTGAAGGGCCGCATCGTCGGCACCGACGACGTGCGCACGGCGCTGGCATTCGTGGAGCGCGGCGAGTGCCCGCTCGGCATCGTCTACGCCACCGACGCGAAGATCAGCAGCAGGGTCGACGTGCTCAAGGCCTTCCCGGCCGACACCCACAAGCCGATCGTGTACCCGTTCGCGGTGGTCAAGGGCGCGCGCCCGGAAGCGCAGGCGTTCGTGCGTTTCGTGCAGACCTCCGCCGCCGCGGCGGATATCTTTGCCCGCTACGGGTTCACCCGCCTCAAACCCTGATTGCACATGTGGCTGTCGCCAGAAGAGTGGGATGCATTGCGCCTGTCGGCGAAGGTGGCGCTGTGGTCGACCGCGGCCTGCCTGCCGTTCGGCATCGCCCTGGGCTGGCTGCTCGAGCGCCGGCGATTCCCCGGCAAGTTCTGGATCGACATGCTGGTGCAGCTGCCGATGGTGTTGCCGCCGGTCGTGCCGGGGTACCTGCTGTTGCTGTTGCTGGGCACCAACGGCCCGCTGGGCGGCTGGCTGCAGGCGACCTTCGGGATAGTGATTGCGTTCACCTGGAAGGGCGCGGTGATCGCCTCGGCGGTGATGGCGTTCCCGTTGATGGTGCAGCCGATCCGGCTGGCGTTCCGCCTGATCGATCCGCGCCTGGAGAATGCAGCGATCACCCTGGGCGCGCGGCCGTGGAGCGTGTTCTTCAGCGTGACGCTGCCGCTGTCGGTGCCGGGGATCATTGCCGGCAGCTTCCTGTGTTTCTCGCGCAGCCTGGGCGAGTTCGGCGCGACGATGGCGTTCGTCGGCAACATCCCCGGTGAGACGCGTACCCTGCCGCTGGCGATCTACAGCCTGACCCACGTGCCCGACGGGGAAGCAGCGGCGATGCGGCTGTCGTTGCTGTCGATCGCATTGGCGGTGGCGGCGCTGCTGCTCAGCCGCTGGGTCAGCCACCGCGCGGAACGCAAGCTCGGGTTCCAGGACCACAGGCACCAGCATGCTGAGCTTTGACCTCGACTTCGCCCGTGGCGATTTCACGATGTCGGCCCGTGCCGAAGTCGGCGCCGGAGTGACCGGCGTGTTCGGTCCGTCCGGTTCCGGAAAGAGCACGCTGCTGGCCTTGATCGCCGGATTGCTGCGTCCCGGTCGCGGCATCATCCGCGCCGACGGCGACGTGCTGGTCGATACCGCCAGCGATCGCTTCGTCCCGCCGTGGGAGCGGCATTTCGGCCTGGTGTTCCAGGACGGCCAGCTGTTCCCGCACCTGACCGTGCGCCGCAACCTGCTGTACGGCCACGACCGCATCGCGCCGCAGATGCGCCGGCACGACCTGCATTCGGTGGCCGAACTGCTGGAGATCGTGCCGCTGCTCGACCGTCGCCCTGCCCTGCTGTCCGGTGGCGAACGCCAGCGCGTCGCCCTCGGTCGTGCGCTGCTCTACTCGCCGCGCCTGCTGCTGCTCGACGAACCGCTGTCGTCGCTGGACGATCGCCTGAAGCAGCAGATCCTGCCGTTCCTGCGACGCATCAAGGTAGAGACGCGCGTGCCGATGCTGTATGTCACACACTCGCGCAACGAGATCGACTACCTCGCCGACGCAGTAATCACGATGGATCGCGGGCGACTTGGCGTGGCGACCTAGGCCCCGACAGCGAGGATCACGCTGGAGGCCTTGAAGATCGCCGCGGCCTCGACGCCTTCGGCCAGCTGCAGCACCTGCGCCGAGGTGTTGGTGATGATCGCCGCAACCGAATTGCCCCCGCCAAGGTCGATCACCACTTCCGCATTGACCGCCCCCGGCTGCACGCGAGCTACCTTGCCCTGCAGGCGGTTGCGCGCCGACAGTTTGACCCCGGCATCGGCGCCGGTAGCGACGATCACGCTCGACGCCTTGACCAGCGCCACCGCGCTGTCGCCCACCGCCAGCGCCATGTGCTGAAGGCTCTCGTGGGTGATGATCGCGACAATGCGCGCGCCACCCGACAGCTCGAGTTCGACTTCATCGTTGACCGCGCCAGTGGCGATGCGGACAACCTTGCCGGCGAAGTGATTGCGCGCGCTGGTGAGCATGGCCAGTCTCCCGATGGTTTCCAGTTCCGCCGCTGCGCCGGACATGCGTGCGTTGATGCGCTCGATGAAACGCTGGTTCTCTTCCTCGACTGCGCGGTAGGCGTCCACAAGCCGACGACCGTGATCGGTCAGGCGCGTACCGCCGCCGCCCTTGCCACCGACCGCCCGTTCCACCAGCGGTTGCTCGGACAGATTGTTCATGGCATCGATCGCGTCCCATGCGGCCTTGTAGCTCAGGCCAACCTCCCTGGCCGCGGCAGTGATCGACTCGGCGTCACCGAGCGCGGTGAGCAATGCCATCCAGCGCCGGCCACCGAACGGGCCGCGCCTGGCTTCCACGGTCAGTGCGCTGTTGATGCGGAACGACGGGTCGGTCATGGGGCGAGTCTGGCCAGCTACACCACCAGCCGCAACCCCAGCCGCGACAGCGCCGCCTTCAGGCGCAACGCGCGCCCTGCCGCACCCTGCTGGCCCTGCGATACATGGATACCGACCAGCATTGCATCCTCGCTCATCCATGCAGCGCCTGAGTCGCCTGCGGCAAAGGCGGCATACCCTGGCGGCATGCCCGCTTCGGGCAACACCTGGAACACGTCGGCATCGACCTGGCCGATGCGCGCACGCGTCACCCCGGTCGCGAATCCGGACTTCATCACCACCATTCCGCTCACGGGTTCGGCAACGCCCTGCCAGGCCCCGAGTTCCAGGATGGCCGGCGTCGTGGCGATGGTGCGCGCGATGCGGAACGCGACCACGTCCAGGCCGGCGACCACCTTCATGTCCGTCAACGGTTCCGACACCAGCGCCCCAACCACGCGCAGATCCGGCTGGAACATGTCCATGCGCCGTGCGTTCGTGCGCGTGACCACGTGCCCGGCGGTAATGCCCCAGCGATCCTGGCCGTTGCTGGTGGCCAGGCATCCCAGCGTGCCGAACGTCCCCAGCTCCGCCGAGGAGATCGCCACGCTGGCACGCAGTGGCCGATAGCGCAGGCGGTAGTTGGCAACGCCAATCATGGCCGGATCGAGGATGCAGTCACGGCGAGTCGATATGCCCGGCGCGCGCTTCCAGGCGCTGCGACTGCGCCGGCTCCAGCTCGGGCATGAAGTCGAACCCGGAACGCTCTTCGACCCAGCGCACCGGCTTGATGAAGTCCGCGTGCGAATACGGCGATGGCGGCTTGGCGTTGGCGA
Above is a genomic segment from Lysobacter sp. S4-A87 containing:
- a CDS encoding M2 family metallopeptidase codes for the protein MKPVRALLALGITAAVIGLAGCKKEPTPATTTTGGTAATAPAGETADQFIARVNDEYRKLFPEMTAAQWLSSTYINDDSQLLAAKANERYLAQLNSWIEQSARFEGQQMSPDTARAIQLLKLGTAMPPPKDPAKLEELTKIASKLEGMYGAGTYCTGDGDAKKCRQLGELEDVLRSSRDYDAQLDAWQGWHTIAQPMRKDYTRFVELVNDGAHDLGFADTGEMWRSGYDMSPAEMSAETDRLWGQVKPLYEQLHCYTRTRLEARYGDDKGHVAGNMLPAHLMGNMWQQDWGNLWDILAPYQNAGSLDITGALESQYQAAYDAQLVKHAGQRTPADLAQIEQDAKLASAKLMTERAQDFYTSLGMQKLPASYWDKTQFIKPRDRDVVCHASAWDMNMAGDVRTKMCIKPNEEDFTTIYHELGHIYYDLAYNKQPPLFQQGAHDGFHEAIGDTIVLSMTPKYLQSIGLVGDQQQSNEALINSQMRMALAKVSFLPFGLMIDRWRWGVFDGSIKPGEYNKAWWDLKAKYQGVAPATARGEDYFDAGAKYHVPGNTPYTRYFLSHVLQFQFYKALCDSAGYKGPLYECSFYGNKEAGARYQAMLSKGASQPWQKTMKELTGGEKMDASAVLEYFAPLQSWLKQQNEGKTCGWQASGTAAAAPAAKPEPAKKG
- a CDS encoding tautomerase family protein, producing the protein MPLVRVDLMEGKDDAWLQGIGDVIHEAIEGILKAPKDDRFQIFTHHPRGALSIDRTYLGIERSDDCIIIQVTLNQGRSLEQKQDFYRAVADGLHTRLGMRTQDVFISLVEVAKENWSFGDGIAQYA
- a CDS encoding DUF202 domain-containing protein; this encodes MPQVPAPPQLPADIASEIDGKPDVASSSTRLSIYRTRLSVYRTQVSNLRSHLANERTHLSYLRTTVSLVGFGITLNRFSMYLVQQKELAEHHSRHFLRDAGNAGLGMVVLGLLLLMWSIYRYWAVGRDIERGEYVSHQRGTIAASIGLLLLGGLTAMWLFVR
- a CDS encoding MarC family protein, whose protein sequence is MLQQVTPDNVYILTTGNVMLLFFIMLGPVKILAPFHRATSTMKPKAVRRMAIKVALISAGTLLVAGLIGSAMMQKWRITIPVMELTGGIVFLLVALKQVLEQYGDPAPPAGSEPRLMHLVFPIVVTPYGIAALIALMALSSDASRSTTLLGGVMAIMAVNLLAMMFVRQVMRGVGPLLLQIFGAVLAVQQVALALQLVVVALKGMGVG
- a CDS encoding arylsulfatase, with the translated sequence MGTAKKSDKPNILVIFGDDIGMWNVGVYSHGMMGTTPSIDSIGRDGIVFTDHYGQPSCTAGRAAFIMGQLPIRTGMTTIGIPGSTRGIQAEDPTLAEVLKSVGYATAQFGKNHLGDRNEFLPTMHGFDEWFGNLYHLNAEEEPEELDYPGQKNPEYKKKFGPRGVLHTWVSDKDDATEDPKFGRVGKQKIEDTGPLTRKRMETFDGEVVEKTLDWLDRVGKGDKPFFCWFNTTAIHIHSHCTKKYIQKAVDEGRAEEDLVRAKMIEHDEQVGQLLAKLKELGVEDNTIVIYSTDNGNELMLWPDGGYAPFRGEKGTTWEGGVRVPCLMRWPAKVKPHTISNGIQNHEDLFATLAAAAGLPDLKDKLIAGYTMNGTRYKVHLDGYNNLDHWTGKSAKSARREIFYYDETDLMAVRVDGWKMHIGVKREGSWWDAKYYPSVPYVFNLLMDPMEKMDPQSHEWGYIGRKFFASKLWAPTAAGPFIAAHLKTLMDFPPSQGADTLSMKKALEEAQRKMEQPHASSN
- the modA gene encoding molybdate ABC transporter substrate-binding protein — its product is MPAQPLPALPPLPLRRFARRLALVALLALAGPAAAEEPVRVFAAASLTNALNDIGAAWEKAGHPKPSLAYAASSALAKQIEAGAPADVFASADLTWMDYLDQRGRIAAGTRINLLGNDLVLIAPKGQNVPVEMKRGFDFAGAFKGKLCTGEPGVVPVGIYARQSLEALGWWTPLKGRIVGTDDVRTALAFVERGECPLGIVYATDAKISSRVDVLKAFPADTHKPIVYPFAVVKGARPEAQAFVRFVQTSAAAADIFARYGFTRLKP
- the modB gene encoding molybdate ABC transporter permease subunit; protein product: MWLSPEEWDALRLSAKVALWSTAACLPFGIALGWLLERRRFPGKFWIDMLVQLPMVLPPVVPGYLLLLLLGTNGPLGGWLQATFGIVIAFTWKGAVIASAVMAFPLMVQPIRLAFRLIDPRLENAAITLGARPWSVFFSVTLPLSVPGIIAGSFLCFSRSLGEFGATMAFVGNIPGETRTLPLAIYSLTHVPDGEAAAMRLSLLSIALAVAALLLSRWVSHRAERKLGFQDHRHQHAEL
- a CDS encoding ATP-binding cassette domain-containing protein: MLSFDLDFARGDFTMSARAEVGAGVTGVFGPSGSGKSTLLALIAGLLRPGRGIIRADGDVLVDTASDRFVPPWERHFGLVFQDGQLFPHLTVRRNLLYGHDRIAPQMRRHDLHSVAELLEIVPLLDRRPALLSGGERQRVALGRALLYSPRLLLLDEPLSSLDDRLKQQILPFLRRIKVETRVPMLYVTHSRNEIDYLADAVITMDRGRLGVAT
- a CDS encoding TOBE domain-containing protein translates to MTDPSFRINSALTVEARRGPFGGRRWMALLTALGDAESITAAAREVGLSYKAAWDAIDAMNNLSEQPLVERAVGGKGGGGTRLTDHGRRLVDAYRAVEEENQRFIERINARMSGAAAELETIGRLAMLTSARNHFAGKVVRIATGAVNDEVELELSGGARIVAIITHESLQHMALAVGDSAVALVKASSVIVATGADAGVKLSARNRLQGKVARVQPGAVNAEVVIDLGGGNSVAAIITNTSAQVLQLAEGVEAAAIFKASSVILAVGA
- a CDS encoding S1 family peptidase produces the protein MIGVANYRLRYRPLRASVAISSAELGTFGTLGCLATSNGQDRWGITAGHVVTRTNARRMDMFQPDLRVVGALVSEPLTDMKVVAGLDVVAFRIARTIATTPAILELGAWQGVAEPVSGMVVMKSGFATGVTRARIGQVDADVFQVLPEAGMPPGYAAFAAGDSGAAWMSEDAMLVGIHVSQGQQGAAGRALRLKAALSRLGLRLVV